One window from the genome of Eucalyptus grandis isolate ANBG69807.140 chromosome 7, ASM1654582v1, whole genome shotgun sequence encodes:
- the LOC104425963 gene encoding LOW QUALITY PROTEIN: tRNase Z TRZ1 (The sequence of the model RefSeq protein was modified relative to this genomic sequence to represent the inferred CDS: deleted 1 base in 1 codon), with amino-acid sequence METKPGSGKTEVGKESEQGPSESADSCTDRRSGKKLMIQGYPIEGLSIAGHETCVILPSLKLAFDIGRCPQRAISQDFLFISHAHMDHIGGVAMYVASRGLFSLKPPTVIVPKCVKEDVERLFDVHRKMDNSELKHNLIGMDVGEEIYIRRDVKVRAFRTYHVIPSQGYVVYSVKEKLKQDYMGLPGNKIRDLKLSGVEITYTTTTPEVAFTGDTTSDFIHDENNADVLRAKILIMESTFVDDKVTVEHAKDYGHTHLSEIVGCADRFANKAILLIHFSARHKREEIEAAISALGPPLAGRVFAMTEGF; translated from the exons ATGGAGACGAAACCCGGAAGCGGGAAAACGGAAGTCGGGAAAGAGTCGGAGCAGGGGCCTTCTGAATCGGCGGACTCGTGCACCGACCGGAGAAGCGGCAAGAAATTGATGATCCAAGGATACCCGATCGAGGGGCTGTCGATTGCGGGCCACGAGACGTGCGTGATCTTGCCGTCCCTGAAGCTGGCCTTCGACATCGGCCGGTGCCCGCAACGCGCCATCTCTCAAGACTTCCTCTTCATCTCCCACGCTCACATGGATCACATC GGAGGAGTTGCCATGTATGTTGCAAGTCGTGgattg ttttctttgaagCCCCCAACAGTAATAGTGCCAAAGTGTGTAAAAGAAGATGTTGAGAGACTTTTTGACGTTCACAGAAAGATGGACAATTCAGAACTGAAGCATAATCTAATCGGCATGGATGTCG GAGAAGAGATTTATATCAGGAGAGATGTTAAAGTACGAGCTTTTAGGACTTATCATGTCATACCAAGCCAG GGTTATGTAGTTTACTCAGTGAAAGAGAAACTCAAGCAGGATTATATGGGCCTTCCTGGAAATAAGATCAGGGATCTCAAGCTATCTGGTGTGGAG ATCACATACACCACAACGACACCTGAAGTTGCTTTTACTGGAGATACCACTTCTGATTTTATACATGATGAAAATAATGCTGATGTTTTGAGGGCAAAGATTCTTATTATGGAG AGCACCTTTGTCGATGACAAGGTGACAGTAGAACATGCCAAGGACTATGGGCATACTCATCTCTCTGAG ATTGTTGGCTGTGCAGATAGGTTTGCAAACAAAGCTATTCTTTTGATTCACTTTTCAGCCAGACATAAACGAGAG GAAATCGAAGCGGCTATCTCTGCATTAGGTCCTCCTTTAGCTGGTCGAGTTTTTGCAATGACAGAAGGTTTCTGA